One window of Phycisphaeraceae bacterium genomic DNA carries:
- a CDS encoding CDP-alcohol phosphatidyltransferase family protein, with the protein MDTPQPQWKQRLPNTLSVARCFIAAGIIVVLATAPSPHHGVDTSGSMAADWRLIGCMIAFVVAAITDMLDGHLARRWNVVSKFGRIIDPFADKALVIGTLACLAGPAYTVFTTNAGENAQLVHITGVNVLIAVIVLIRELLVTSIRAVYESDGYDFSAGKFGKAKMILQSVCIPTVMLIAGLGLALPDSSWIHANNLMMWLTAGVTAVSAYPYVRRIGANS; encoded by the coding sequence ATGGACACCCCCCAACCACAATGGAAACAACGTCTGCCAAACACACTGAGTGTGGCCCGTTGCTTCATTGCTGCTGGCATCATCGTTGTCCTTGCGACAGCTCCATCCCCACATCATGGTGTTGATACAAGTGGGTCAATGGCTGCAGACTGGCGCCTGATTGGATGCATGATCGCGTTTGTTGTTGCAGCGATCACAGACATGCTCGACGGACATCTGGCACGCAGGTGGAATGTTGTCAGCAAGTTCGGGCGAATCATCGATCCGTTTGCAGACAAAGCGCTCGTCATCGGCACACTTGCATGCCTTGCTGGCCCAGCGTACACAGTTTTCACCACAAATGCAGGGGAAAACGCTCAGTTAGTACATATCACCGGGGTGAATGTACTTATTGCAGTCATTGTTCTGATCAGAGAACTTCTTGTGACTTCGATTCGCGCAGTCTACGAATCAGATGGATACGATTTTTCAGCTGGCAAGTTCGGAAAAGCGAAAATGATTCTGCAGTCTGTGTGTATTCCAACTGTCATGCTGATAGCAGGACTTGGGCTGGCCCTTCCGGACTCAAGTTGGATTCATGCAAACAATCTCATGATGTGGCTTACAGCAGGAGTGACAGCCGTCTCAGCATACCCATATGTGCGACGTATTGGCGCCAACTCGTGA
- a CDS encoding PEP-CTERM sorting domain-containing protein, translated as MKKVLALFAVAGVATAASAQSLSMPAGLSVDSGTPSVTFNVSLSFDAASYFAFAGYDGAINASAGTIAVSGPAASDPLFFVANGNNVISGQLHFPPGVNANPANPFDIFEATFTANDFTSSYTVDITTATNQLSLYNSASGPQATAVQATELAGTIQVIGVPAPSSLALVGLGGLVATRRRR; from the coding sequence ATGAAGAAAGTTCTTGCACTGTTTGCTGTCGCTGGCGTTGCAACTGCAGCATCCGCTCAGTCTCTGAGCATGCCCGCTGGTCTGTCCGTTGACTCGGGCACACCGTCCGTCACATTCAACGTCAGCCTCTCGTTCGATGCTGCATCATACTTTGCTTTCGCAGGTTATGATGGCGCAATCAACGCTTCCGCTGGCACAATCGCTGTCTCCGGCCCAGCAGCATCCGATCCGCTGTTCTTCGTTGCCAACGGCAACAACGTGATCTCCGGTCAGCTCCACTTCCCCCCAGGCGTGAACGCGAACCCCGCCAACCCCTTCGATATCTTCGAAGCAACATTCACAGCGAATGACTTCACCAGCAGCTACACCGTTGATATCACAACAGCAACAAACCAGCTGTCACTGTACAACAGCGCATCAGGTCCGCAGGCAACAGCTGTTCAGGCAACTGAGCTCGCTGGCACCATCCAGGTCATCGGCGTTCCCGCACCGTCCTCACTGGCTCTCGTTGGCCTCGGCGGTCTGGTCGCGACACGTCGTCGCCGCTAA
- a CDS encoding PEP-CTERM sorting domain-containing protein yields the protein MKPITTLVAVACATQTSFAQPMLNMPSGLSVTSQNPSVTFPVYVSFDSNIYYAAGAIETTIYADHGIIEVTGAGMMDPQYLVTSSFGTSAEVVSGQQHFPSAGLFANTANPIAMFDVTYTVTNLSLPAGSLIDFTTDTTVLWMFTSPTLPSAVNLGSNINELAGVVIYNIPAPNTLAAFGLGSLVLVRRRR from the coding sequence ATGAAACCAATCACAACACTCGTCGCCGTCGCGTGTGCCACGCAAACAAGCTTCGCTCAGCCAATGCTGAACATGCCCTCAGGCTTGTCGGTCACGTCGCAGAATCCCTCCGTCACGTTTCCAGTGTACGTGTCTTTTGACTCCAATATCTACTACGCTGCTGGCGCAATTGAAACCACGATTTACGCAGATCATGGAATCATTGAAGTAACTGGTGCAGGCATGATGGATCCACAGTACCTTGTCACATCCAGTTTCGGAACCTCTGCGGAAGTCGTGTCGGGCCAGCAACACTTTCCAAGTGCTGGCCTATTCGCAAACACTGCAAATCCCATTGCCATGTTTGATGTCACATACACAGTAACAAACTTGTCACTGCCAGCTGGATCGCTCATTGATTTTACAACTGACACTACAGTTCTGTGGATGTTTACAAGCCCAACCCTGCCTTCAGCAGTGAATCTAGGTAGCAATATCAACGAACTCGCAGGCGTTGTGATCTACAACATCCCCGCTCCAAATACCCTCGCTGCGTTTGGATTGGGCAGTCTCGTCCTCGTGCGTCGTCGTCGATAA
- a CDS encoding adenine phosphoribosyltransferase yields the protein MPATNPTQHLMGFVRDVPDFPKPGIVFKDHTPLLADAEALALAVELMAKPWLNLSDDQRVQYVTGAESRGFIFGTAIARRLNAGFVPVRKPGKLPRAVRQVSYDLEYGSDALEIHEDALPKGSRVLIVDDLLATGGTLKACCELVVQAQAEIAGMSILIELCALNGASHVRDYAMLHTVLKVQ from the coding sequence ATGCCAGCAACCAATCCGACACAGCATCTGATGGGATTCGTGCGTGATGTGCCCGATTTTCCAAAGCCGGGTATCGTGTTCAAGGACCACACGCCGCTTCTTGCGGATGCGGAGGCGCTCGCGCTCGCGGTTGAGTTGATGGCCAAGCCGTGGCTGAATCTGTCAGACGATCAGCGTGTGCAGTATGTCACTGGCGCAGAATCTCGTGGGTTTATCTTTGGGACCGCGATTGCTCGCAGACTGAATGCAGGGTTTGTCCCCGTGCGCAAGCCGGGCAAGTTGCCCAGAGCAGTTCGGCAGGTGTCGTACGACCTTGAGTACGGGAGTGATGCACTCGAGATCCACGAGGATGCACTTCCGAAAGGGAGTCGCGTGCTGATTGTCGATGATCTGCTTGCGACCGGCGGGACACTCAAAGCATGTTGCGAGCTTGTGGTTCAGGCACAGGCTGAGATCGCGGGCATGTCGATTCTGATCGAGTTGTGCGCACTGAACGGTGCATCGCATGTGCGCGATTATGCGATGCTGCACACTGTGCTGAAAGTGCAGTGA
- a CDS encoding co-chaperone GroES, giving the protein MSSSRSTSGNNKSDASKSVFETVEPIGARVLIRKDEDKKQTKSGIHLPDKVEIPTLTGRVVTISAQVQSDSDYPIDQYDRVLFNPKHAIPVDFEGDNRLFVVPVEDIVAVIRRETSA; this is encoded by the coding sequence ATGAGTTCATCTCGTTCGACATCAGGGAACAACAAATCAGACGCGTCAAAGTCGGTCTTCGAGACGGTCGAGCCGATCGGGGCGCGCGTCCTCATCCGCAAGGATGAGGACAAGAAGCAGACAAAGTCGGGCATCCATCTGCCGGACAAGGTCGAGATCCCCACGCTGACAGGCCGAGTCGTGACCATCTCAGCCCAGGTCCAGTCCGACAGCGACTACCCCATCGATCAGTACGACCGCGTCCTGTTCAATCCGAAGCACGCCATCCCGGTCGACTTCGAAGGCGACAACCGGCTCTTCGTCGTGCCGGTCGAGGATATTGTCGCAGTCATCCGCCGGGAAACGAGCGCGTGA
- the aroA gene encoding 3-phosphoshikimate 1-carboxyvinyltransferase, whose product MSSMAARETDQKSMQAYLDVLRTPIDALPNELQILPIHQSHFRTISVQPPGSKSLTNRALLLAALADGSSTVANALIDADDTQRMLGALQTLGVQTRITGTTASVQGIGGMFRVEPPGAELDLGNAGTATRFLAAASLLSKWPTTITGDARMRERPIGGLVDALEQLGAKVEFLASPFCPPIRITAPAPLPRAATVHLGTLVSSQFISALLLIGPFLPGGITIQLKETPPSEPYIRMTLGMLDQLGVSTRASADLRVLRVAEHALSDLAFDIEPDASGASYFLGAGALLQNATVRIPGLSAHSLQGDVACAEVLSQMGATLGRSTAKDAAYTAIQSSGELKGIDVDLADMPDIAMTIASVACFAKGTSTLRGLGTLRVKETDRIHAIQTELRKVGVGVEEIGADRDALRVTPPANGIDCSADAPLVAFDTYNDHRMAMSLALIGLRRPNVVIRDPACVRKTYPTFWRDFSLLYTS is encoded by the coding sequence GTGAGCAGTATGGCAGCCCGTGAGACCGATCAGAAATCCATGCAGGCGTATCTCGATGTCCTGCGCACACCGATCGATGCGCTGCCGAACGAGCTTCAGATTCTCCCCATACACCAATCACACTTCCGCACGATCTCTGTGCAGCCGCCCGGTTCAAAGAGCCTGACCAACCGTGCGCTGCTCTTGGCTGCACTCGCCGATGGCTCATCCACCGTTGCAAACGCGCTCATCGATGCCGACGACACACAGCGCATGCTCGGCGCACTGCAGACGCTCGGTGTGCAGACACGCATCACAGGAACAACTGCCAGCGTGCAGGGCATCGGCGGCATGTTCCGGGTCGAACCGCCCGGCGCAGAGCTCGACCTTGGCAACGCGGGCACAGCCACACGGTTTCTTGCTGCTGCATCACTCCTCTCAAAGTGGCCGACCACCATCACGGGAGATGCAAGGATGCGTGAGCGTCCCATCGGCGGTCTCGTCGATGCCCTCGAACAACTCGGCGCAAAGGTCGAGTTTCTTGCGAGCCCCTTCTGCCCACCAATCAGAATTACAGCGCCCGCCCCACTCCCGCGCGCAGCAACGGTCCATCTTGGCACGCTTGTATCAAGCCAGTTCATCTCCGCGCTGCTGCTCATCGGCCCGTTCCTGCCCGGCGGTATCACGATCCAGCTCAAGGAAACACCACCGAGCGAGCCGTACATCCGCATGACACTGGGCATGCTCGATCAACTCGGTGTTTCGACGCGCGCAAGCGCAGACCTGCGTGTGCTCCGCGTTGCAGAACACGCGCTGTCAGATCTCGCGTTCGATATCGAGCCAGACGCATCGGGCGCGAGCTACTTTCTCGGCGCTGGCGCATTATTGCAAAACGCAACCGTGCGCATCCCGGGTCTCAGCGCACACTCTCTCCAGGGTGATGTCGCCTGCGCAGAAGTCCTCTCACAGATGGGCGCAACGCTCGGCAGAAGCACCGCCAAGGATGCAGCCTACACCGCTATCCAGTCATCGGGCGAACTCAAAGGCATCGATGTCGATCTCGCAGACATGCCCGATATCGCGATGACCATCGCATCAGTTGCCTGCTTCGCGAAAGGCACATCGACACTGCGCGGGCTCGGCACACTGCGCGTCAAGGAGACAGACCGCATCCACGCGATACAAACAGAACTACGCAAAGTAGGTGTCGGCGTTGAAGAGATCGGCGCGGACCGCGATGCGCTCCGCGTTACGCCGCCAGCAAACGGTATCGACTGCTCAGCTGATGCGCCCCTGGTTGCGTTCGACACATACAACGATCATCGGATGGCGATGTCACTCGCGCTGATTGGTCTGCGCAGACCGAACGTCGTCATCCGTGATCCCGCGTGCGTGCGAAAGACATATCCGACGTTCTGGCGTGACTTCTCACTGCTCTACACGTCATGA
- a CDS encoding Nramp family divalent metal transporter — MTDPTPATPARKFPLLAIIGPGVLVAATGVGAGDIATASIAGSMLGVAILWAAGFGATLKFVLTECLARWQIATQRTILEGAMLHLGWFAFIAFVIYLVPWTFVTCAALINACGVFAGAMIPYNVSGLEPNIEKIIFGIASSLVGLILVWFGGYKLFARVMTVAVGIMFACVITTAIMLKPDPVSIVSGLLPISLPQWDTGGLTRTIAYMGGVGGTLTIICYSYWMRESGRTTKAHLRIARIDALIAYTLSALFGIAVVIIASKAQGSGSGSALITSMGDVLEQSIGPTGKYIFLGGAFAAAFSSVLGVWQSVPYIYADVWRLRNHVGKGESAGELPPVDTKSRVYKATLLLIATVPMLGVLFKFNDIQLIYAFIGAFFIPGLALACLILTSRKSLIGGRYTSSILTKCVLVLAIVFFTVAGTLEVKNKLGKRSKQAETPAQSPAN, encoded by the coding sequence ATGACCGATCCAACGCCAGCAACCCCTGCGAGGAAGTTTCCACTCCTCGCCATCATCGGCCCGGGTGTGCTGGTCGCTGCGACTGGTGTCGGTGCGGGCGATATCGCAACCGCATCCATCGCAGGGTCAATGCTCGGCGTTGCCATCCTCTGGGCTGCTGGGTTCGGCGCAACACTCAAGTTCGTCCTCACCGAGTGTCTCGCGCGCTGGCAGATCGCTACACAGCGCACCATCCTTGAGGGCGCGATGCTCCATCTCGGCTGGTTCGCGTTCATCGCGTTCGTGATCTACCTTGTCCCGTGGACATTCGTCACATGCGCAGCACTCATCAACGCGTGCGGTGTGTTCGCTGGCGCAATGATCCCGTACAACGTCTCGGGTCTTGAGCCAAACATCGAGAAGATCATCTTCGGCATCGCGTCGAGCCTTGTCGGACTCATTCTTGTCTGGTTCGGCGGATACAAACTGTTCGCTCGCGTGATGACCGTCGCGGTCGGCATTATGTTCGCGTGCGTAATCACGACCGCGATCATGCTCAAGCCCGATCCCGTGTCGATCGTCTCGGGTCTGCTACCGATCAGCCTGCCCCAATGGGATACCGGTGGATTGACACGGACCATCGCGTACATGGGCGGCGTCGGAGGCACGCTCACTATCATCTGCTACTCGTACTGGATGCGCGAATCGGGGCGCACCACGAAAGCACATCTGCGCATCGCACGCATCGATGCGCTCATCGCGTACACACTCAGCGCCCTGTTTGGGATAGCGGTTGTCATTATCGCGAGCAAGGCCCAAGGAAGCGGCAGCGGGAGCGCACTCATCACAAGCATGGGCGATGTGCTCGAACAATCAATCGGGCCTACAGGAAAATACATCTTTCTCGGCGGCGCCTTCGCAGCAGCCTTCTCAAGCGTGCTTGGTGTGTGGCAGTCTGTGCCGTACATCTACGCCGATGTCTGGAGACTCCGCAACCATGTTGGCAAGGGAGAGAGTGCAGGGGAACTCCCGCCAGTTGATACGAAGAGCAGAGTCTACAAAGCAACACTGCTGCTTATCGCAACGGTCCCGATGCTTGGTGTGCTGTTCAAGTTCAATGACATCCAGCTGATCTACGCGTTCATCGGCGCGTTCTTCATCCCTGGGCTTGCGCTAGCGTGTCTCATACTTACATCACGAAAGTCGCTCATCGGCGGGCGATACACATCATCGATTCTGACAAAGTGCGTGCTCGTGCTCGCGATTGTGTTCTTTACTGTCGCTGGCACGCTCGAAGTCAAGAACAAACTCGGCAAGCGGTCAAAGCAAGCAGAAACGCCAGCACAATCACCCGCCAACTGA
- a CDS encoding AbgT family transporter: MSDSTPVSRTGLLDRIERIGNRLPDPTMLFIGGTLIIMVVSAIAVSLGWSVERVTMQAITNADGSAGTQLVGTGVFVEPFSLLSRDGLDWVFSNMVKNFVEFDPLGIVLTGMLGIGVAERTGLLAALLKAFMAIVPAKLLTPAMVFLGIMSSMGLDAGYIVLPPLAAMLYIAVGRSPLAGIAAVFAGVSAGFNANLLVTGLDPMLSGLSTEGAQLLDENYAVAPTCNWYFMIASTFIMTLAGWWVSSALVEPRLRSKPADDGGPVPEGDRDPKAHLLNDDDRRGLRAAGIAGVIVVGALLALVLIPGAPLYTAHAPDPASIGENARMITVEIVPNGMALEEAERPAGAFVHNDQLVVPSTRRFDRWVDAIVPMIFLSFLIPGLAFGAATGSVKSSKDAAEHMIEAMKAMAPIIVLAFFAGQFIALFNQSNLGTMLAIWGGSQLANMGLSAGLLMVAFVLVTMVFNLFVGSMSAKYALFAPIFVPMFMMIGISPELTQAAYRIGDSVTNVITPLNAYLVIILVFMQKHAPKSGLGTLVAMMLPYSIVFLIAWTILLLMWLWLGIPLGPAGPLSYSVGG; encoded by the coding sequence ATGTCAGATTCAACACCTGTCTCACGCACCGGGCTGCTCGATCGGATCGAACGAATCGGGAATCGCCTGCCCGATCCCACGATGCTGTTCATTGGCGGCACACTCATCATCATGGTCGTGTCTGCGATTGCGGTATCGCTCGGGTGGTCGGTCGAGCGCGTGACGATGCAGGCGATCACCAACGCGGACGGCTCTGCTGGGACGCAACTCGTTGGGACGGGTGTGTTCGTTGAACCGTTCAGCCTGCTCTCGCGCGACGGGCTCGACTGGGTGTTCTCGAACATGGTGAAGAACTTTGTTGAGTTCGATCCGCTCGGCATTGTGCTGACGGGGATGCTCGGGATCGGTGTTGCTGAGCGCACGGGATTGCTCGCTGCGCTGCTCAAAGCGTTCATGGCGATTGTTCCCGCAAAGTTGCTGACACCCGCGATGGTGTTCCTCGGGATCATGTCGAGTATGGGGCTCGACGCGGGATATATCGTGCTGCCGCCGCTTGCTGCGATGTTGTATATCGCGGTGGGGCGTTCGCCGTTGGCAGGTATTGCTGCGGTGTTCGCGGGTGTGTCTGCCGGGTTCAACGCGAACCTGCTTGTGACGGGCCTTGATCCGATGCTGTCGGGCTTGTCGACCGAGGGCGCGCAGCTGCTCGATGAGAACTACGCGGTTGCGCCGACGTGCAACTGGTACTTCATGATCGCATCGACGTTCATTATGACACTGGCTGGGTGGTGGGTGAGCAGCGCGCTCGTCGAGCCAAGACTGCGCAGCAAGCCCGCCGACGATGGCGGCCCCGTGCCGGAGGGCGATAGAGATCCGAAGGCACATCTGCTCAACGATGATGATCGCAGAGGTCTGCGCGCAGCTGGTATCGCAGGGGTGATCGTGGTTGGTGCGCTGCTTGCGTTGGTGCTGATCCCGGGTGCGCCGCTCTACACTGCGCACGCGCCGGATCCCGCATCGATCGGCGAGAACGCGCGGATGATCACGGTGGAGATCGTCCCCAACGGAATGGCACTGGAAGAAGCTGAGCGTCCTGCTGGCGCGTTTGTCCATAACGATCAGCTTGTTGTACCGAGTACGCGCAGGTTCGACCGGTGGGTCGACGCGATCGTGCCGATGATTTTCCTGTCGTTCCTGATTCCGGGATTGGCGTTCGGTGCTGCGACTGGTTCGGTGAAGTCGTCGAAGGATGCTGCCGAGCACATGATCGAAGCGATGAAAGCGATGGCGCCGATCATCGTGCTGGCGTTCTTTGCGGGTCAGTTCATTGCGCTGTTCAACCAGAGCAATCTCGGCACGATGCTCGCGATCTGGGGTGGATCACAGCTTGCAAACATGGGCTTGTCGGCCGGCCTTTTGATGGTTGCATTCGTGCTGGTGACGATGGTGTTCAACCTGTTCGTCGGTTCGATGAGCGCCAAGTATGCGCTCTTTGCACCGATCTTCGTGCCGATGTTCATGATGATCGGGATCAGCCCCGAACTGACGCAGGCCGCGTACCGCATCGGTGATTCCGTGACGAACGTCATCACGCCGCTCAACGCGTACCTTGTCATCATTCTTGTGTTCATGCAGAAGCATGCGCCGAAGTCCGGTCTTGGCACGCTCGTCGCGATGATGCTCCCGTACTCGATCGTGTTCCTGATCGCGTGGACAATCCTGCTGCTGATGTGGCTGTGGCTGGGCATCCCGCTCGGACCTGCAGGACCGTTGTCATACTCAGTTGGCGGGTGA
- a CDS encoding RNA polymerase sigma factor — protein MGDPDVRTLMLKMHRGSESAAETLWAHFASPLTGYARLILPRGMESSAEDVVQGVFVKVLKMRRRSLRNVRDGTAFLYRVTRNETLNAGRGELRQQKRQAKIQHDVSTTQVSDEVHRMLAAIEQLAIEQREVILLRYIRGLTIDQVSETVGVNRNTVASRGRIGMARLRETLGAETDGVCDG, from the coding sequence ATGGGCGATCCTGATGTCAGGACATTGATGCTCAAGATGCATCGCGGAAGTGAGTCTGCAGCGGAGACGCTGTGGGCTCACTTTGCGTCGCCATTGACAGGCTATGCGCGGCTGATTCTCCCTCGCGGGATGGAATCGTCTGCCGAGGATGTGGTGCAAGGGGTCTTTGTGAAGGTGCTGAAGATGCGTCGTCGTTCTCTGCGCAACGTGCGGGATGGCACAGCGTTTCTCTATCGTGTGACCCGCAACGAGACGCTGAACGCTGGACGCGGGGAGCTGCGTCAACAGAAACGTCAAGCGAAGATACAACACGATGTATCAACAACACAAGTGAGTGACGAGGTACACCGAATGCTTGCTGCGATTGAGCAGCTTGCAATAGAACAGCGCGAGGTGATTCTGCTTCGGTATATCAGGGGATTGACGATCGATCAGGTGTCAGAAACAGTGGGAGTGAACCGGAACACGGTGGCGAGCCGGGGACGGATCGGGATGGCTCGACTCAGGGAGACGCTGGGCGCGGAGACTGATGGGGTGTGCGATGGATGA
- the icd gene encoding NADP-dependent isocitrate dehydrogenase: protein MTTAQITGQPITMDNGKLNVPDQPIIPFIEGDGTGPDIWRASQRVFDAAVVKAYGGSRRIHWHEVMAGEKSYNASKDWLPAATLTDFEKFLVGIKGPLTTPTGGGIRSLNVALRQKLDLYTCLRPVRWFTGVPSPVKNPDLTDMVIFRENSEDIYAGIEFEEGTEDCEKFRKIMKKEFADRYEKIRFPKSSGFGLKPISEKGTERLVKAAIEYAIANGRTSVTLVHKGNIMKFTEGAFMKWGYEVAAKHFGATPLDGGPWHVIDLEKLGRARTAADIKHVPTQSGKAKNDPNKIIIKDVIADAFLQQLLTRPAEYDVVATMNLNGDYISDALAACVGGIGIAPGANINYDNGCAIFEATHGTAPKYAGKDQVNPGSVILSGEMMLRYMGWTEAADLIIKGINGAIGAKTVTYDFERLMDGATLRKCSEFAEDIVKHMA from the coding sequence ATGACCACAGCCCAGATCACCGGCCAGCCGATCACGATGGACAACGGCAAGCTCAACGTGCCAGACCAGCCCATCATCCCCTTCATCGAGGGCGACGGCACCGGACCCGATATCTGGCGCGCGTCACAGCGGGTCTTCGACGCTGCTGTCGTCAAGGCCTACGGCGGCTCACGGCGCATCCACTGGCACGAGGTCATGGCTGGCGAGAAGTCGTACAACGCCTCCAAGGACTGGCTCCCTGCAGCCACGCTCACAGACTTTGAGAAGTTCCTCGTCGGCATCAAGGGACCGCTCACCACGCCCACCGGCGGCGGCATCCGCTCGCTCAACGTCGCGCTCCGCCAGAAGCTCGACCTCTACACCTGCCTCCGCCCCGTCCGCTGGTTCACAGGCGTCCCCTCACCCGTCAAGAACCCCGACCTCACAGACATGGTCATCTTCCGCGAGAACTCCGAGGACATCTACGCCGGCATCGAGTTTGAAGAGGGCACCGAGGACTGCGAGAAGTTCCGCAAGATAATGAAGAAGGAGTTCGCGGATCGGTACGAAAAGATCCGGTTCCCCAAGTCCTCCGGGTTCGGTCTCAAGCCGATCTCAGAGAAGGGCACCGAGCGCCTCGTCAAAGCCGCGATCGAGTACGCCATCGCCAACGGGCGCACGTCCGTCACCCTCGTCCACAAGGGCAACATCATGAAGTTCACCGAGGGTGCCTTCATGAAGTGGGGTTACGAGGTCGCAGCCAAGCACTTCGGCGCAACACCACTCGATGGCGGCCCGTGGCACGTCATCGATCTCGAAAAGCTCGGACGCGCGCGCACCGCGGCTGACATCAAGCACGTGCCAACGCAGAGCGGCAAGGCGAAGAACGATCCCAACAAGATCATCATCAAGGACGTCATCGCTGACGCGTTCCTCCAGCAGTTGCTCACGCGCCCCGCGGAGTACGACGTCGTCGCGACCATGAACCTCAACGGCGACTACATCTCAGACGCCCTCGCAGCCTGCGTCGGCGGCATCGGCATCGCGCCAGGCGCAAACATCAACTACGACAACGGCTGCGCCATCTTCGAGGCGACCCACGGCACCGCGCCCAAGTACGCGGGCAAGGATCAGGTCAACCCGGGCTCGGTCATTCTCTCGGGCGAGATGATGCTTCGGTACATGGGCTGGACGGAAGCTGCTGATCTGATCATCAAGGGGATCAACGGCGCGATCGGCGCCAAGACCGTGACCTACGACTTTGAGCGTCTGATGGACGGGGCGACACTGCGCAAGTGCTCCGAGTTCGCGGAGGATATTGTGAAGCATATGGCATAA
- a CDS encoding PIN domain-containing protein: MARVYFDTSFVSACVTTRDDPASIVRRQTSSEWLSTQQHLHSVFVSAEVINELDNAAFSHRDAALQLVSDLPLLELNEDAFGLAAAFIAHKLMPGPVSGDALHVAACCVHNMEYLLSWNVRHLANPRKVDHLRIICTRLGLVPPAIVTPDLLWEDPE; this comes from the coding sequence ATGGCACGAGTGTACTTTGATACAAGCTTTGTCTCTGCGTGTGTTACAACACGCGATGATCCTGCAAGTATCGTGCGCAGACAAACATCGAGTGAATGGCTGAGCACGCAACAACACCTCCACAGTGTGTTCGTTTCTGCCGAAGTCATCAACGAACTGGATAACGCTGCGTTCTCTCACAGAGACGCAGCACTCCAGCTTGTCAGTGATCTGCCGCTACTCGAACTCAACGAAGATGCCTTCGGGCTTGCTGCAGCATTCATTGCACACAAGCTCATGCCCGGACCAGTGAGCGGCGATGCGCTGCATGTTGCTGCGTGCTGTGTACACAACATGGAATATCTGCTCAGCTGGAATGTTCGGCACCTGGCAAATCCTCGAAAGGTCGACCATCTGAGGATTATCTGTACCAGGCTTGGACTTGTGCCACCTGCTATCGTCACACCAGATCTGCTGTGGGAGGACCCGGAATGA